The following proteins come from a genomic window of Phnomibacter ginsenosidimutans:
- a CDS encoding SLC45 family MFS transporter, whose translation MAAPVASSSSGSSSLKPMLNFWSIWNISFGFLGVQIGYSLQNANTSRILSAIGADPHHLSLFWLAAPVAGLIVQPIVGLSSDKTWTRLGRRIPFILGGAIVSAAAMFFMPNSENFASLLAPLIFGATMLLLMDTSFNVTMQPFRALVSDMVPDKQRNRGYAIQSFLINFGAVVGSLLPFILTSLGVANEPGEGEKVAPTVIWSFYFGGAALLLTVLWTSLRTKEYPPAEYAKYNNISEADQAEKVSFLQLLKNIPPTMMQLAVTQFFSWFALFLMWVYTTNGIAQSIWGTTDAKSAAFNEAGNWTGVIFAAYSVFAALFSLVLTPLADKFGRRNTYALSLLAGGIGLVSMMFISNKYVLFASMIGVGISWAAILAMPYAILSSSLPPKQTGVYMGIFNATITIPQIVAGLIGGLALTALGGNAIYVIGLAGASMLIAGIMARVVIKAKD comes from the coding sequence ATGGCAGCTCCTGTCGCTTCTTCTTCGTCGGGCTCGTCGAGCCTCAAACCCATGCTCAATTTTTGGAGCATTTGGAACATCAGCTTTGGTTTTTTAGGTGTGCAAATTGGCTACTCCTTGCAGAACGCCAACACCAGCCGTATCTTGTCTGCCATTGGTGCCGACCCGCATCATTTGAGTTTGTTTTGGCTGGCAGCGCCGGTAGCCGGGTTGATAGTGCAACCCATCGTTGGTCTTTCCAGCGATAAAACATGGACCCGCCTCGGCCGTCGTATTCCATTCATTTTAGGCGGAGCCATTGTATCGGCCGCAGCCATGTTTTTCATGCCGAATTCTGAAAATTTTGCTTCGTTGTTGGCACCCCTCATTTTTGGTGCAACGATGCTCTTGTTGATGGATACTTCTTTCAACGTAACCATGCAACCCTTCCGGGCATTGGTGAGTGACATGGTGCCCGATAAGCAACGCAACCGCGGTTATGCCATTCAGAGCTTCCTCATCAATTTTGGTGCAGTGGTGGGTTCGCTACTTCCATTTATACTTACCAGCCTTGGCGTGGCCAATGAGCCGGGCGAAGGAGAAAAAGTGGCCCCCACCGTTATCTGGTCATTCTACTTTGGTGGCGCTGCATTGCTACTAACTGTTCTTTGGACATCGCTGCGTACAAAAGAATATCCACCTGCAGAGTATGCCAAATACAACAACATTTCTGAAGCAGACCAGGCAGAAAAAGTAAGTTTCCTTCAACTGCTGAAAAACATTCCGCCTACCATGATGCAACTCGCTGTAACGCAGTTCTTCTCATGGTTTGCATTGTTTTTAATGTGGGTGTACACTACCAACGGCATTGCCCAAAGCATATGGGGCACTACTGATGCGAAGAGTGCTGCCTTCAACGAAGCAGGCAACTGGACAGGTGTGATTTTCGCAGCTTACAGTGTATTTGCAGCACTGTTCTCTTTGGTGCTTACTCCTTTGGCCGATAAGTTTGGCCGTCGCAATACCTATGCCCTTTCATTGCTGGCCGGTGGCATTGGTTTGGTATCAATGATGTTCATCAGCAATAAGTATGTGTTGTTTGCATCCATGATTGGTGTAGGCATTTCATGGGCAGCCATCCTTGCCATGCCGTATGCTATTCTTTCCTCTTCATTGCCTCCCAAGCAAACGGGTGTGTACATGGGCATTTTCAACGCCACTATTACCATTCCGCAAATTGTAGCTGGGCTCATTGGCGGATTGGCATTAACCGCTTTAGGCGGCAATGCCATCTACGTTATCGGCCTTGCAGGAGCCTCCATGCTCATTGCAGGCATTATGGCAAGAGTAGTTATCAAAGCAAAAGATTAA
- a CDS encoding glucose-1-phosphate adenylyltransferase: MAKSTVAVILGGGAGTRLYPLTATRSKPAVPIAGKYRLVDIPISNCINSSINRIWVLTQFNSASLNKHIKNTYQFSQFSSGFVDILAAEQTPDNPGWFQGTADAVRQSLRHIQQHESDYVLILSGDQLYQMDFQEMIDKHAQSGAEISIATIPVGERDAPEFGIMKVNENSEITSFIEKPKKDVLQDWVSDTGEAMKAQGRNYLASMGIYIFNRKLLYDLLLEEYEKSTDFGKEIMPNSIEKYKVLSYQYDGYWTDIGNIYSFFEANLALTDDIPPFNLYDKKNIVYTRARMLPPAKISGTTLEKTIIAEASIINASRIENSVIGIRSRIGHGTTIVSCYMMGADYFETLQEIESSKVKGHPNIGVGERCYIKNCIIDKNCRIGNDVKIIGGSHLEAADHALYTVKDGIVVLKKNAVIPNGFQL, from the coding sequence ATGGCAAAATCAACGGTTGCAGTTATTTTAGGAGGAGGTGCAGGAACCCGGCTTTACCCACTTACTGCTACCAGAAGCAAGCCCGCAGTACCCATTGCCGGCAAATACCGACTGGTAGATATTCCCATCAGCAATTGTATCAACAGCAGCATCAACCGCATATGGGTACTTACTCAGTTCAACAGTGCGTCGCTCAACAAACACATCAAAAACACTTATCAGTTCAGCCAGTTCAGCAGCGGCTTTGTAGACATTCTTGCTGCCGAACAAACGCCCGACAACCCGGGCTGGTTTCAGGGCACTGCCGATGCGGTACGCCAAAGCCTGCGCCACATTCAGCAGCACGAATCTGACTACGTGCTCATTTTAAGTGGCGACCAATTGTATCAGATGGACTTTCAGGAAATGATTGATAAACATGCCCAATCAGGCGCTGAAATTTCTATTGCCACCATACCCGTTGGCGAAAGAGATGCGCCAGAGTTTGGCATCATGAAAGTGAATGAAAACAGCGAAATCACTTCCTTCATTGAAAAGCCGAAAAAAGACGTATTGCAAGATTGGGTAAGCGATACCGGCGAAGCTATGAAAGCGCAGGGCCGCAACTACCTTGCGTCCATGGGCATCTACATTTTCAACCGCAAACTTTTGTACGATTTGCTGTTGGAAGAGTATGAAAAATCAACTGATTTTGGTAAAGAAATCATGCCGAATTCGATTGAGAAATACAAGGTATTGTCTTATCAATACGATGGCTACTGGACCGACATTGGTAACATCTATTCTTTCTTCGAAGCCAACCTGGCCTTGACAGATGATATTCCACCGTTTAACCTGTACGACAAGAAAAACATTGTGTACACACGTGCCCGCATGTTGCCTCCGGCAAAAATCAGCGGCACTACGCTGGAAAAAACCATCATAGCCGAAGCCAGTATTATCAATGCCAGCCGCATCGAAAACAGTGTAATTGGTATTCGCAGCCGCATTGGCCATGGCACTACCATTGTAAGCTGCTACATGATGGGAGCCGATTACTTTGAAACCCTGCAGGAAATTGAATCTTCAAAAGTCAAAGGCCATCCCAATATTGGTGTGGGCGAACGGTGCTACATCAAAAACTGCATCATCGATAAAAACTGCCGCATCGGTAATGATGTAAAAATCATTGGCGGCAGCCACCTCGAAGCCGCAGACCATGCCCTATACACCGTAAAAGACGGTATTGTAGTGCTGAAGAAAAACGCCGTCATTCCAAACGGATTTCAGCTCTGA
- a CDS encoding glycosyltransferase: MGSGDPKIEYELQGLQELIPDQMSCYIGYNEKLAHQLYAAADFLLMPSRVEPCGLNQMYALRYGTVPMVRNTGGLRDTVTDIGAPNFAGYGLVFEHPSVGDLKHAIHRAAGWYFEKPDILLAARQKMMAINNSWTKSAAAYIDLYKA; the protein is encoded by the coding sequence TTGGGCAGTGGCGACCCTAAAATTGAATACGAATTACAGGGTTTGCAAGAGCTCATTCCCGACCAAATGAGCTGCTACATTGGCTACAATGAAAAGCTGGCCCACCAACTGTACGCTGCCGCCGATTTTCTATTAATGCCCAGCCGGGTAGAACCTTGTGGCCTCAACCAAATGTATGCGCTACGCTACGGTACCGTGCCCATGGTACGCAATACCGGCGGCCTTCGTGATACCGTAACAGATATTGGTGCCCCCAACTTTGCCGGTTACGGTTTGGTATTTGAACATCCATCTGTTGGCGATTTAAAACATGCCATTCATCGGGCTGCAGGATGGTACTTCGAAAAGCCCGACATATTATTGGCTGCCCGCCAAAAAATGATGGCCATCAACAACAGCTGGACAAAAAGTGCAGCAGCATACATCGATCTTTACAAAGCATAA
- a CDS encoding glycogen synthase has translation MEILHVSAECYPVAKAGGLGDVVGALPKYQTQLGHLAKVVMPMYRSKYLYNHEWELVHESGTYLGNTWFRYAVIKEKTNELGFDLYLLDINGLLDREKVYGYDDDTERFTAFQIAVVHWLATWEHRPDVVHVHDHHAGLIPFMMKYCYAYQSLRTIKTVFTIHNAQYQGWMGWNKSHYLPSFDNWKSGMLEWQDSINPLAAAVKCADKVTTVSQSYMEELRFQANGLEDLFEYEKGKCSGILNGIDTEVWDPETDPLLPYNYGIADVTEGKELNKKSVCQHFGLDAQKPLFIFIGRLVGEKAAEILPSAIGEAASSIQWPAQLYCIGQWRP, from the coding sequence ATGGAAATATTGCATGTAAGCGCCGAGTGTTACCCTGTTGCCAAAGCTGGCGGCCTCGGCGATGTTGTGGGTGCGTTGCCCAAATACCAAACACAACTGGGCCATTTAGCCAAAGTGGTAATGCCCATGTACCGCAGCAAATATTTATACAACCACGAGTGGGAGCTGGTACACGAAAGCGGCACCTACCTGGGCAATACCTGGTTTCGCTACGCCGTCATCAAAGAAAAAACCAATGAGCTGGGTTTTGATTTGTACCTGCTCGACATCAACGGATTGCTCGACCGCGAAAAAGTATATGGGTACGATGATGATACCGAACGCTTCACCGCATTTCAAATAGCCGTGGTGCATTGGCTGGCTACCTGGGAGCACCGCCCCGATGTAGTACATGTACACGATCATCATGCTGGGCTTATCCCCTTCATGATGAAGTATTGCTATGCCTATCAGTCTTTGCGTACCATCAAAACGGTTTTCACCATACACAATGCGCAATACCAGGGCTGGATGGGTTGGAACAAAAGTCATTACCTGCCCAGCTTCGACAATTGGAAAAGCGGTATGCTCGAATGGCAAGACAGCATTAATCCGTTGGCAGCGGCCGTGAAGTGTGCCGATAAAGTAACCACCGTGAGCCAGAGCTACATGGAAGAATTGCGTTTTCAGGCCAATGGGTTGGAAGATTTGTTTGAATACGAAAAAGGCAAATGCTCAGGTATACTCAATGGTATTGACACCGAAGTGTGGGACCCGGAAACCGATCCGCTACTGCCCTACAATTATGGCATTGCAGATGTAACAGAAGGGAAAGAACTGAACAAGAAATCTGTTTGCCAGCATTTTGGCCTCGATGCCCAAAAGCCATTGTTCATTTTTATTGGCCGGTTAGTGGGCGAAAAAGCGGCAGAAATTTTGCCATCGGCCATAGGCGAAGCAGCAAGCAGCATTCAATGGCCAGCTCAACTTTATTGTATTGGGCAGTGGCGACCCTAA
- a CDS encoding MFS transporter, with protein sequence MNQSANTTKTAALVTLVSVFFFWGFVAASNDILIPVFKEKLNLSQGQSQLVAVAFYVAYTVGSIIYMLLSRLSGGDILNRVGYKNGIAIGLIISAIGTLLFYPAANSVSFNLFLTGLFIVGLGFSLQQTAANPLAIVIGDPRKGAQRLSMAGGINNLGTTIGPLIVSFAIFGAVSNESTGIADINAVKTPYLILGVAFVLVALIFKYSSLPNKINLEDDAHQPLNADGTTAVHRSSALKYPQLVLGMIGIFVYVGVEVATAANLPEFMKQYIKLEDGSPIPTSSIAPYVSLYWASLMMGRWTAAVGAFNVSESTRKILNFVMPYLAFGVFLLVNIIAGHSIQPFLPYAGIILIMIIGDIMSKGNPARQLLIFSSMGIAALLVGMLTNGLVSVYAFTSVGLFCSTLWPCIFTLAIAGLGRYTNEGSSFLIMMIMGGGIISYFQGYLAADNLLGIHWSYIVGVACFVYLAYYAIKAKSILKGQGIDYDRLESAGGH encoded by the coding sequence ATGAATCAGTCAGCTAATACAACTAAAACAGCGGCTTTAGTAACACTTGTTTCCGTCTTTTTTTTCTGGGGATTTGTTGCAGCCAGTAATGACATTTTAATACCTGTTTTTAAAGAGAAATTAAATCTTTCTCAAGGCCAGTCACAGTTGGTCGCTGTAGCCTTTTATGTTGCTTACACAGTTGGGTCTATCATTTACATGTTATTGAGTAGGTTATCTGGAGGGGATATTCTTAATCGAGTTGGCTACAAAAACGGGATTGCTATAGGCTTGATTATTTCAGCTATTGGAACATTACTTTTTTACCCGGCGGCAAACAGTGTTTCTTTCAACCTGTTTCTGACTGGGTTGTTTATTGTTGGTTTAGGGTTTTCGTTACAGCAAACAGCTGCCAATCCACTTGCAATCGTAATAGGTGACCCAAGAAAAGGAGCACAACGATTAAGCATGGCGGGGGGAATTAATAATTTAGGAACTACCATAGGCCCATTAATTGTGAGTTTTGCCATTTTTGGTGCTGTAAGCAATGAATCCACTGGAATTGCAGATATTAATGCAGTTAAAACTCCTTATTTGATACTAGGAGTTGCATTTGTTTTAGTTGCTTTAATATTTAAATATTCATCCCTTCCCAATAAAATTAATCTGGAAGATGATGCACATCAACCCTTAAATGCTGATGGTACCACTGCGGTTCACAGATCAAGTGCACTGAAATATCCTCAACTTGTTTTAGGTATGATTGGCATTTTTGTTTACGTAGGCGTAGAAGTCGCTACAGCTGCTAACTTACCAGAGTTCATGAAGCAATACATTAAATTGGAAGATGGTAGCCCAATTCCAACAAGCTCTATTGCACCTTATGTTTCCTTGTATTGGGCTAGCTTGATGATGGGACGCTGGACAGCAGCGGTCGGTGCTTTTAATGTATCTGAAAGTACCCGGAAGATTTTAAATTTTGTCATGCCCTATTTGGCATTTGGAGTCTTTTTACTTGTAAACATCATTGCTGGTCATTCTATTCAGCCATTCCTTCCTTATGCTGGTATTATTCTGATTATGATAATTGGTGATATTATGAGTAAAGGAAACCCTGCAAGACAATTGCTCATATTTAGTTCTATGGGTATTGCTGCTCTCTTAGTTGGGATGCTCACAAATGGGTTAGTTAGTGTGTATGCATTCACAAGTGTGGGGTTGTTCTGTTCAACTTTGTGGCCTTGTATTTTTACTCTTGCTATTGCTGGTTTAGGTCGCTATACGAATGAAGGGTCTAGCTTTTTGATTATGATGATTATGGGTGGAGGTATAATTAGTTATTTCCAAGGTTATCTCGCAGCAGACAATTTATTAGGAATCCATTGGAGTTACATCGTTGGCGTTGCATGTTTTGTTTATCTAGCGTATTATGCCATAAAAGCCAAAAGCATACTTAAAGGGCAGGGCATTGATTATGACAGGTTAGAGTCAGCTGGCGGCCATTAA
- a CDS encoding ROK family protein has translation MMPTLAAVGEMMYGAARGMKDFIMITLGTGVGSGIVANGQLIYGHDGFAGELGHTIIIPDGRLHWGTGAHGSLEAYASATGIRLTALELLEKHHNKTSLLRNVPVEELESYHVHECALQGDEIAIEVFEYTGKVLGMALANFVMFSSPEAIVLFGGPTKSGDLIMKPVRKYMEENLLPIFRNKVKLIFSLLKESDAAILGASALVWEKK, from the coding sequence ATGATGCCAACGCTTGCTGCGGTGGGCGAAATGATGTACGGTGCTGCCAGGGGCATGAAAGATTTCATCATGATTACGTTGGGTACTGGTGTGGGCAGCGGCATTGTCGCCAATGGACAGTTGATTTATGGTCACGATGGTTTTGCCGGCGAACTGGGCCATACCATCATTATACCAGACGGACGATTGCATTGGGGCACTGGTGCTCATGGTTCGCTGGAAGCCTATGCATCAGCTACCGGCATTCGCCTTACTGCTCTCGAACTGTTGGAAAAACACCATAATAAAACCTCGTTGCTCCGCAATGTGCCGGTAGAAGAATTGGAAAGCTATCACGTGCACGAATGTGCTTTGCAGGGCGATGAAATTGCCATTGAGGTATTCGAATATACCGGCAAAGTGCTCGGTATGGCACTGGCCAATTTTGTGATGTTCTCTTCACCTGAAGCCATCGTGTTGTTTGGCGGACCAACCAAATCGGGCGACCTTATTATGAAGCCGGTACGCAAGTACATGGAAGAAAATCTGCTGCCCATTTTCCGCAATAAAGTAAAGCTCATCTTCAGCCTGCTGAAAGAAAGCGATGCGGCTATTTTGGGAGCCAGTGCACTGGTTTGGGAAAAGAAATAA
- a CDS encoding DUF4382 domain-containing protein — MKNIIPLAALMAALFFVGCQKFDGNQDSKLYVYLTDNSIPADEVNVDIQGVKVKYQGTVEPAGSNNPGNSEDWVWLDVNEGIYNLLQYTNGRTTLLAVGGVPGAHIKEMRFVLGKNNSVKFDGQLYPMSLEPGAELGFKINVVKQMAIPRDSITIDFDAALSVKEVDVHQYHLVPHLVVK, encoded by the coding sequence ATGAAAAATATAATACCCCTTGCAGCCCTCATGGCTGCATTATTTTTTGTCGGATGTCAGAAGTTCGACGGCAATCAGGACTCGAAATTATACGTGTACCTCACGGATAATTCTATTCCTGCAGATGAGGTGAACGTAGATATTCAAGGTGTAAAAGTGAAATACCAGGGTACAGTGGAGCCAGCAGGCAGCAATAACCCCGGCAACAGTGAAGATTGGGTGTGGCTGGACGTAAACGAAGGTATTTACAACCTTCTTCAATATACCAATGGTCGCACTACCCTGTTGGCTGTAGGCGGTGTACCTGGTGCACACATCAAAGAAATGCGCTTTGTATTGGGTAAAAACAACAGTGTAAAGTTCGACGGACAACTTTACCCTATGAGCCTGGAGCCTGGTGCCGAATTGGGTTTTAAAATAAACGTGGTAAAGCAAATGGCCATTCCTCGTGATTCTATCACCATTGATTTTGACGCTGCCCTTTCAGTAAAAGAAGTGGATGTTCATCAGTACCACCTGGTACCCCACTTAGTAGTGAAATAA
- a CDS encoding phosphodiester glycosidase family protein gives MKQLMVLAVLLSTTLFANAQLTWQNVDSAFGPLPKGVHVYRTNTALAGKPNIAYYIELPLKNKQLSFDALTGNGKRFTPTQYFEQHASPLVVTNCTFFSFANNANLNMVVSHGQLKAYNTPSVKQGKDSTRFFYVTRSAIGISKKRKADVAWTYTDTALQYAYVWSKPSTGTGSHADPDLQDLISANPSLPKPVKWKMQTAVGGGPVVLEAGEVKVYNKEERMFVTGLQDKHPRTAMGYTADGKLIVLAVEGRNPGIAEGATLEQLGQMLKQMGCIEGLNLDGGGSSCLLINGKPTIKPSDKEGQRPVPAVFVVTTTSL, from the coding sequence ATGAAGCAATTAATGGTTCTTGCGGTACTGCTCAGCACTACCCTTTTTGCAAATGCACAACTCACCTGGCAAAATGTAGATTCAGCTTTCGGGCCATTGCCCAAAGGCGTACATGTATACCGCACCAATACGGCATTGGCTGGCAAACCCAACATTGCGTATTACATCGAACTACCACTGAAAAACAAACAGCTTTCATTTGATGCCCTTACAGGAAACGGCAAACGTTTTACGCCAACCCAATACTTCGAACAGCATGCGTCGCCACTGGTAGTAACAAACTGTACCTTCTTTTCTTTTGCCAACAATGCCAACCTGAATATGGTGGTTAGCCATGGACAGTTGAAAGCTTACAATACACCTTCGGTAAAACAGGGCAAAGACAGTACCCGTTTTTTTTATGTAACCCGGAGTGCCATTGGCATCAGTAAAAAACGAAAGGCAGATGTAGCCTGGACCTATACCGATACTGCGCTTCAATACGCCTATGTCTGGAGCAAGCCCAGCACGGGTACTGGCAGCCATGCAGATCCTGATTTACAAGATCTCATATCCGCCAACCCCAGCTTGCCAAAACCTGTAAAGTGGAAAATGCAAACCGCCGTGGGTGGTGGCCCGGTGGTATTGGAAGCCGGCGAGGTAAAAGTGTACAACAAAGAAGAACGCATGTTTGTAACCGGCCTGCAAGACAAACACCCCCGCACAGCCATGGGCTACACTGCTGACGGCAAACTCATAGTGCTGGCTGTAGAAGGCCGCAACCCCGGCATTGCCGAAGGCGCTACGCTGGAGCAATTGGGCCAGATGCTGAAACAAATGGGTTGTATAGAAGGCCTTAACCTCGATGGTGGTGGTAGCAGTTGTCTGCTCATCAACGGAAAACCCACCATTAAACCATCTGACAAAGAAGGCCAGCGGCCTGTGCCTGCCGTATTTGTGGTTACAACTACAAGCCTTTAG
- the lipA gene encoding lipoyl synthase, which produces MSCITQDQSVEKIKKPSWLRVKLPIGESYRHVRGLVDNHKLHTICESGNCPNMGECWGAGTATFMILGNTCTRSCGFCAVATGRPDPVDWDEPQRVAEAIHLMKVKHAVITSVDRDEIADGGSIIWYNTIKAVKTLNPETTLETLIPDFKGETENILRVAEAAPEVISHNIETVERLTRQVRIQAKYWRSMEVLRTLKQAGIRTKSGIMLGLGESMDEVKQTMEDLRNVNVDVITIGQYLQPTSRHLPVDRFVHPDEFAMLREFGYELGFDYVESGPLVRSKLPQRKPRDCRLWPQCLDAGKNRRDRYCVNK; this is translated from the coding sequence ATGAGTTGTATTACACAGGATCAATCTGTAGAGAAGATAAAGAAACCATCGTGGCTGCGTGTAAAACTGCCCATTGGCGAGAGTTACAGGCATGTGAGAGGATTGGTAGACAATCATAAACTGCATACCATTTGCGAAAGCGGCAATTGCCCCAACATGGGCGAATGCTGGGGTGCAGGCACCGCCACATTTATGATTTTGGGAAATACCTGTACCCGCAGCTGTGGCTTTTGTGCCGTAGCTACAGGCCGCCCCGACCCCGTAGATTGGGACGAACCGCAGCGTGTAGCCGAAGCCATTCACCTCATGAAAGTGAAGCATGCAGTAATTACATCAGTAGACCGTGATGAAATTGCAGACGGTGGCAGCATTATCTGGTACAATACCATTAAGGCGGTGAAAACACTCAATCCGGAAACCACACTGGAAACACTGATTCCCGATTTTAAAGGAGAAACAGAAAACATTTTGCGGGTAGCCGAAGCGGCACCCGAAGTGATTAGCCACAACATTGAAACGGTAGAACGCCTTACCCGCCAGGTGCGCATTCAGGCCAAGTACTGGCGTAGCATGGAAGTGCTGCGTACACTCAAACAGGCCGGCATCCGTACCAAGAGCGGCATAATGCTCGGCCTCGGCGAAAGCATGGATGAAGTGAAGCAAACCATGGAAGACCTGCGCAATGTGAATGTAGACGTCATCACCATTGGCCAATACCTGCAACCTACCAGCCGCCACCTGCCCGTAGATCGTTTTGTACACCCCGATGAGTTTGCCATGCTTCGTGAGTTTGGCTACGAACTGGGCTTCGACTATGTAGAAAGCGGCCCATTGGTACGCAGCAAGCTACCACAGCGAAAACCACGTGATTGCCGGCTATGGCCGCAATGCCTGGATGCAGGAAAAAACCGCCGTGACCGCTACTGCGTAAATAAATAA
- a CDS encoding OsmC family protein yields MTASLIYNGALRCTAVHNQSGSGIETDAPTDNRGKGERFSPTDLTATSLGLCLITTMAIKATDMGIELAGATVDVQKHMSKEPPRRIVKIEVWVKLPALEITDKDRQILEAAGNACPVARSLHPDLEQVISYQWG; encoded by the coding sequence ATGACCGCATCGTTAATTTACAATGGAGCGTTAAGGTGCACAGCTGTGCATAATCAGAGTGGATCAGGTATAGAAACCGATGCACCAACGGATAACAGGGGAAAGGGTGAAAGGTTTTCGCCCACTGATTTAACGGCTACTTCGCTGGGCCTTTGCCTCATTACGACTATGGCCATCAAGGCTACTGATATGGGCATAGAGCTGGCAGGCGCTACCGTAGACGTACAAAAACACATGAGTAAAGAACCACCTCGACGCATTGTAAAAATTGAAGTGTGGGTAAAACTGCCGGCACTAGAGATTACTGATAAAGACCGACAGATACTGGAAGCTGCTGGTAATGCCTGCCCGGTGGCCCGTAGCCTGCACCCCGATCTGGAGCAGGTGATTAGCTACCAGTGGGGCTAA
- a CDS encoding DUF2851 family protein, with product MNERLLQFIWQFRYYNAQQLQTTLHYPIEVIHPGEWNTHQGADFQNARINIDGTIWAGAVEMHLHTSDWYKHGHQHDDRYAKIILHVVYEHDVPDWPTEVPVLELRHRISGMMLQQYSSWMSSQQAIPCGTQAAAVPSLIWQNWLDRLLAERLQEKTNRVAKHIQQTQQHWEEVCWRMISRAMGGAVNGESFEQMASSISVNILAKHKNQIHQLEALLLGQAGLLHKHMTDKYAQMLYKEYQFLQQKYQLRVIQQPPSFLRMRPVNFPTIRLAQLAMLIHRSSHLFSQLLEANELKQIHQLFDVTANDYWQTHFKPDQESEAQPKTLGKQALDSVVINAIAPLLYAYGKALQQPAQSEKALRFLQATAAEKNTFMTAFAAMNVTIENAYTSQALLQLRKQYCDARRCLECAVGNRLLRSEALSPTGS from the coding sequence ATGAACGAACGTTTGCTACAATTCATCTGGCAGTTTCGCTACTACAATGCGCAACAACTGCAAACTACATTACATTATCCTATAGAAGTGATTCACCCCGGTGAATGGAATACCCATCAGGGGGCCGATTTTCAAAATGCCAGAATCAATATTGATGGAACCATTTGGGCGGGTGCGGTAGAGATGCACCTGCACACCAGCGACTGGTACAAGCACGGGCATCAACACGATGACCGTTATGCCAAAATCATTTTGCATGTGGTGTACGAACATGATGTGCCCGACTGGCCAACTGAGGTTCCTGTATTGGAATTGCGCCATCGCATTTCGGGCATGATGCTACAACAGTACAGCAGCTGGATGAGTAGCCAGCAAGCCATTCCTTGTGGCACACAAGCGGCTGCAGTCCCCTCCCTCATTTGGCAAAACTGGCTCGATAGGTTGCTGGCAGAAAGATTGCAGGAAAAAACAAACCGCGTTGCCAAACACATTCAGCAAACACAACAGCATTGGGAAGAAGTGTGCTGGCGCATGATCAGCCGGGCCATGGGTGGTGCTGTCAATGGCGAAAGCTTTGAACAAATGGCGTCATCTATTTCTGTAAACATTTTAGCGAAGCACAAAAACCAGATTCACCAACTGGAAGCGTTGCTTTTAGGGCAGGCAGGTTTGTTGCATAAACACATGACCGATAAGTATGCACAAATGCTGTACAAAGAGTACCAGTTTTTGCAACAGAAATATCAGCTGCGGGTCATTCAACAGCCGCCCTCCTTTTTAAGAATGCGGCCGGTCAATTTTCCTACCATTCGATTGGCACAGCTGGCTATGCTTATTCATCGGAGCAGCCATTTGTTTTCGCAACTGCTGGAAGCAAATGAACTCAAACAAATTCACCAGTTGTTTGATGTAACAGCCAACGACTACTGGCAAACGCATTTCAAGCCCGATCAGGAAAGTGAAGCGCAACCTAAAACATTGGGAAAGCAAGCCCTTGACAGCGTTGTCATCAATGCCATTGCACCCCTGTTGTATGCTTATGGCAAAGCATTGCAACAACCTGCACAAAGCGAAAAGGCGTTGCGTTTTTTGCAAGCCACTGCTGCAGAAAAAAATACGTTCATGACCGCTTTTGCAGCCATGAACGTAACTATAGAAAATGCCTATACTTCGCAGGCATTGCTGCAACTGCGCAAGCAGTACTGCGATGCCCGACGCTGCCTGGAGTGTGCCGTGGGCAATCGCTTATTGCGCAGCGAAGCCCTTAGCCCCACTGGTAGCTAA